In Mauremys reevesii isolate NIE-2019 linkage group 14, ASM1616193v1, whole genome shotgun sequence, a single window of DNA contains:
- the LOC120381722 gene encoding zinc finger protein 641-like, with translation MQENCENVTSLEFPVFPPDELSQPQQGKDLCVPDLHDSEESEILSGTCPREESFSQFEICPWLKEIAGIPNRDLGSSPSSGLSPADLLKTL, from the exons atgcaggagaactgtgagaatgtgacctcgctgg AGTTTCCAGTTTTCCCACCTGATGAGCTCTCTCAGCCTCAACAAGGCAAAGACCTGTGCGTCCCAGATCTCCATGATTCagaggaaagcgagatcctgagCGGTACCTGCCCAAGGGAGGAATCATTCAGCCAATTCGAAATCTGTCCGTGGCTGAAGGAAATAGCTGGGATTCCCAACAGAGACCTTGGGAGTTCTCCGAGTTCAGGATTGTCCCCAGCAG ATCTTCTAAAGACACTTTAA